CGCTGCGGCTGAGGGTGGAGTTCGGCAGACAGCTCCGGCGCAGGCGAACTGGCATCAGCCTCGGCCTGCTACTGGTGCTACCCGTCGTGTTGTGGGCGTCCTTCGAGGTCGGCTCCGACGACACCGGTCCCGGCCAGGGCAGCTTCGTCGACCTCGCCACCAGCAGCGGGCTCAACTTCGCCCTCTTCTCGCTGTTCGCCTCGGTCAGCTTCCTCTTCGTCGTGGTCGTCGCGCTGTTCTTCGGCGACACCGTCGCAGGCGAGGCGTCGTGGTCGAGTCTGCGTTATCTACTGGCGGTGCCGATCCCCCGTGCTCGACTGCTTCGGCAGAAAGCACTGGTCTCCGGCTTACTCAGCCTCATCGCGGTGGTCGTCCTGCCCGCCTCGGCGCTCCTGATCGGTGTGCTGGTATACGGCTCGGGACCGCTGACCACGCCGAGGGGCGAGTCCCTGCCCTTCGTCGACGGGCTCACCGCGCTGGCGTTAGTCGTCGCCTACCTACTCGTCTTCTATCTCTGGATCGCAGGACTGGCCCTGCTGCTCTCGGTGTCCACGGACGCACCGCTGGGCGCGGTGGGCGGGGCGATCATCGTGTTCATCGTGTCGCAGATCCTCGACCAGATCACCGCACTCGGCGAGCTGCGGTCCTTCCTTCCCACCCACCACGCCTACGCCTGGCTCGATCTGCTGAGCGCTCGGCCCGACCTCACCGATGCCGCCCAGGGTGTGTTCGCCTCGGTCAGCTACGCCACGGTGTTCCTGCTGGCCGCAGGTTGGCGCTTCCAGCGGAAGGACATCACGAGCTGAGACACGGGAAGGGTTTCGAGCGTCCGGGTCCCCGCCCGCGCGTCACTGCACGCAGAACTCGTTGCCCTGGCGGATCACGGAGCACGAGGAACCAACCGGCCGGACCGTCCTCGTCCACCTCGCGCAGCTCGACCGCCCCGGCCTGCACGAGTGTCTCGACATGCGCCCTGGCGCGTGCCTTCTGCTCGTCCTTGTCGGTGGCTCCCCTGCCCACGTTGACATCGAGGTGCACTCGGTTCTTCACCTGTTGCGGGGGAAGGTTTGCGGCTCGAGCGAAGTCCGCCCAGGTCGCGAAGCCCGCAGGCGGCGGCTCCAATTCGTAGCGCAGCGCTCGGGCCCAGAATGCGGCGAGGCGTGCCGGGTCGGTGGCATCGAAGGTCACCT
This Actinoalloteichus hymeniacidonis DNA region includes the following protein-coding sequences:
- a CDS encoding VOC family protein, whose protein sequence is MTFDATDPARLAAFWARALRYELEPPPAGFATWADFARAANLPPQQVKNRVHLDVNVGRGATDKDEQKARARAHVETLVQAGAVELREVDEDGPAGWFLVLRDPPGQRVLRAVTRGRGPGRSKPFPCLSS
- a CDS encoding ABC transporter permease; this translates as MNPSPELPSTDAPVADVVHRNPRATQDDAEQKAGQGTEQWDATSPEGRAGRSLFRRAASALPRDADDGAATGYRPERTLRLRVEFGRQLRRRRTGISLGLLLVLPVVLWASFEVGSDDTGPGQGSFVDLATSSGLNFALFSLFASVSFLFVVVVALFFGDTVAGEASWSSLRYLLAVPIPRARLLRQKALVSGLLSLIAVVVLPASALLIGVLVYGSGPLTTPRGESLPFVDGLTALALVVAYLLVFYLWIAGLALLLSVSTDAPLGAVGGAIIVFIVSQILDQITALGELRSFLPTHHAYAWLDLLSARPDLTDAAQGVFASVSYATVFLLAAGWRFQRKDITS